The genomic segment ATTTATTCCTCCTGGACTTAATGTGCTCCAGCATGTCCCTGACCCAAGGTCAACAGTCTGTGTATTCACCAATATTCCTGGTGATTCTGGCACAGGCTCAGGTCTGAAAACAGTTGATTAAACCAGCCCTCAAAGGACCACACGAAACCCTACCTGGTTCACCAAACAACATAGCTTTAGTAGaacaaagtatttctttttaggttttgGGGACATAACAACAAGCACACAGAAGCGTccatatcaaatatatatatgtgcgtgtgtgtgtgtgtgtgtgtgcatttgataTTCTATATCGACTAGAATGGCTACTAGGATTTCACAGGCTCTTCCTTCACAATAACCAGTGTGACAGGTAAAGGTGACTTTAATTCTCCCAGAGGAGGAGCATCACTTGCCTCCACCCACAGGAAACCcaaataccaatcccagtttgAATTTCTCATATGAtcctttaaacatatttttgtgtCATTGTTTACTGCTTGCCCACACCATATGTTGACTACTCACCACAGGCGAGAGCCAGGAGGTGGGTCTGCCAGGTGAGAGCCATGAACATGCCTCCAATGGCAATGCAGGCCAGAGAACTGTTGAGACCCCAGAGCCCAGCATAGATGTCTTCAAACGGAGCTGCAAGACTGAGTCCTGTAGGGAAAAACAAGAGTGGTCAGAGCTTGGGACAAAGAGCAGGATGCTGTGCAGTGAGTTGTGGGGTCCTGGGAAATATCCTAAGGACTCTCCTTGCTCTCCTTGCCCAGAGACCTCGGGAAAGCTCTGCAGTATGAAAGACGCCTGCGACATGCACGGGATGGATAAGATGCAATGTTAGGTTGCAAGTCTTATACTCACCTGCGATGACACCCAGCAGTGATCCaatagcagcatgcaggcacatgagcggggaggaaaggagaatagCACAGAGGAAAATGCCCCCCGTCCATGGGTTATCGCAGCCGTATATCTGACCGACTCCCACTGGAAGGGACTTCAATAACTGCAATGGAAAAAAGGACAGAACTGTAGCCACTCAAACAACGGACAAGACCACCACAGCACACTTAATACACAACAACCTTACAGGTTGCAATTTTTAGAATTAGCACGTTTTATCCTTCAAGATCAgtgccaatattttattaatacagaaaaaaaaaacctcttatctCATCTGTTCTTTAGCTGTCTCTAGAGAGGTACACCGGTCCTGCTCGGGTGTCCGCCGAGCAGCACAGCGCTTCCAAGCCTCTTGTGCTCGCTAACTTTCCCACTATCGTGAGGCTTCCAGTGTGGTCTCATGACCCCTGGCTCTGACAACCTGCTGTATCTTCCCTAGTGTGGCAGGGACACAGGACATGATTCAGTTGTCCGTCAGTGCTGGCAGCGAATCAGTGCTGTTCCAGAGTCTGTAGAAATACTCTTACAATTGAGTTGGCTGCCCAGATTAAAAGGCCAGTGAACGGAATAAGATAGCTCATCCATAATGTAGAAGTAATTATAGCCAGCATGATGAGTCGGGACCACACTTGCCCGGCTGATCCCGAATGGAATGTGTACCATTTAATAAAAATACCTCTGGCTTATTTTAGTCACTAACACCTGTCTATCAGATCTCAAGACACGAAAGCACAGACCTTCCAATTCTGTTTTCCGGTAGAAGCCCGAATCTACCTGAAATGTTTACAGAGTGAAAGTTCTCAGGAAGGCAAAGGATTTGGCTCAAACAAATGATGTTTCCATATAATAAAACTTTTGGTTGGGCCAGGAAAATATAACCACACATGGTTTCTCCCTTTGAACAAAACATTTCCTGAAAGATAATGGCCTTTCTACCTAGAAGCAATGACTCTCACTGGCAGGGGAAGCCCCAGCTTGGGCTTCCAAACACTGGCTTGGCCCTTGTTCAGTGCACTGGACCACACTGAGACTCGGTCTTCCTTAAGGTGGTCTCTAAATGCTTTCTGTACCCAGTCTTATCAATAGATAGCCATCTCCCATCTCTTATAGACCTGGGAACTTTGCACAGGTAGAGACTGGATAGACTTTTTATCTCTGAACTTGGTATCCATGTATCTCTTGGGTAGCCAGGGGTGGGAAGGTTGAGTGAGCTATCACATAAAGAGGCTCAGAATCGGGGGAGGTCAACTGACCTTCAGAACCTTCCTGTTGATAGTCCCTATCTGAGCTCTCCAGGGCAGCGGGCACTAGCCACACAGTTACTGAGAATCTGAATTGCGACAGATGAAGTTGAGAAACGGAGTTGTGAATGCATCTACATCTAACTTCAAATGGGGCTAATGACTGCCTTCTGGGACAATGTAGTCAGAGAGAGTGAGACAGTTTGGCAGTGGTACTTTTAACCagtatgtgttttctttgcatttgggGCTAGTTCCAAGTGCTGCCATTTGCTTACTGGGTCAAAGATAAAGCAAACGCTATGTAAACGTCTTCCGTGTTCTCCTGTCTCGGCAGAGAGGATGGTGAAGGGCACATCTGATCTGACGGATGGAGAGCGAGTCTGCACATTGAACTAAAACCCAAACCAGCAAggcctcttttgttttctttgacttcaAGTATCTCCTTAGTTTCAGAAATTAAGAAACATTAAGAAAGGGTCTAAGATGCAGCAAATTGGCAGAGTGCCTGGCATGTATAATGCTCTATTGCGATCTGTatacacgcatgcgcacacacacatacgctcacatgcactcacacacgcacacacatacacgtgaaaCCTTCTGCAGACTTCTTATAGAAACAAGTATGGAAAGAGCCAGGATTTCAATTTGCGAGAAGCAACTTTTTTAATAACAAGGCTCTCTCTGCACCTATCTGTAAGGAGGTGAACCATATCCACACGCGGTGACTCAGCGGATCTCAAGTTGTGTCCACCAGCACTGTTTGGAGGAGCTTGTTGATacagattcccaggacccactctACCTTGAGAGCCCTTCGTATTCTGTAAGAAGGCAGAACAGCCAGGTTCTGCAGAGCCCAAAAAGTCTAACAGTTCTGACTAGGGGAAGCTGCTCACCAATGCTCTAACTCCAGTGAAAGATCACCTGCCTTGTCTCAGCCACTCAGACAAGGGCTAAGCTCTCCACAGGGTCTGATCTCCAAAGAACTGTCCTTGGGAACTGTTGTTCTAGatttttagggggaaaaaaagctgatATTTTACCTCAAGGGCATTCAGCTCAGTCCATGTGATATTGGGCACGGAGGTGACAGGTGTGAAGAGCTTGCTCGGAAAGAATGCATTGTAATGTCCCGTGGCAGAAAGGTACATCGACAGCGCCATGTTGAAAGGGAGCGTGAAGACAGGGAGGTCCCATTTGCTGAACACGGAGTTCAGTGCACTTGAGAAGAGTGGGCTAAAGGAAGGTCACAGAGGATTGAGAATCAGTGCGAGCAGTCAGGCTGAGCCCCCAGCCTTTCCACGAGGTGGCCTGCTACAGTTCTAACAAGCTTTGGAATAGTACCCTGACAAACCTTCCACAGGGCATAGGGGCTGGGGGGGCGGGCAGTGACTTGGGATCAGTCCCACTGCAGAGATAACAACTTATCTaacacacaccacaaaataaactcttggctgacattttagggaaaaaaagtaCCCCAAAGGTGGCTCAAAGTAAGTTATAATCAaggttttaaaaacaagtttggaGCTTGTAATAAAGAGAAATCTTCTCTGCATAGTTAGTGCCCCGTGATCCTGGGGTCCGTCCTCCACCCCAGGGTCGCCACTGTCCTGAATTTGGAAGATAGcgctctgtctgtcttctctatcGGTTTCTATTTTGGAGAAAAGACACGACTAGGGTTTGGGGCGCTGAGGCTGGGGACTAAAGGGTTTCGTAGAAGTGGTCAGACTGTCTGTCCTTGAGCTGTTAGTGGTTACCCTGAGACTtcacactttacacacacactcttttcctCACTCCATGGTGTGCAAGCTTAGATTTGCTTTGGATGGTggagatcagtggttctcaacctgtgggtcatgaccccctcCAGGGGTTGAACagcccttttacaggggtcaaaTATCAGGTATTTGCgaaccagatatttacattatgattcagagctgtagcaaaattacacgtATGAAATatcaatgagataattttatggctggggcacAGAAGCCAGTTTTTAAAGATCCAGGTTTTGTAAAGATGGGgttgaatttagaaaaaaaaacaaaagaggagatGGGCAGCTTGTTTGAGTACACAAGGTGACCCCACTGACGGGGTGGGCACCTTCAGCTCTACTTTAGAATCCCCTGGGGGATGTAAAAACCTCAGCATCTAGGCAACAGCACAGAGCAGGTGTACGCGCTAAGTGTATAGTTACGGTTGAGAACGCCTGGATGAAGGGGAGGTGCAGCTGCTTTGATATAAGGACAAATGCCCGGCTGTAAGAAAATCCACACCTTTGAAGATGATTGCTTTAGTTTCTATGACCAAAGGTATAACCTGGttctattttttaagtgtttttttttttaatttgtggcattaccatttattattatattgttttgccttttctttcttagattGCCTCTCTAGACAaatcagcctggaactcactataagtccaggctgaccttccACTCAGCAATCGGCTCCActtagcctcccaaatgcaggCATTGTAGGTGTGTGCCTCGGTAGCTGGCACTaaacttctttccttttattttacatttaacctgtgtttgtgtgggtgggtgtgcatgtgtgggcgtgtgtggagaggcatgtgtggaggtcagaggaacacTGGGAAGTCAGCtccctcctaccatgtgggttcctggggTTAACCTCAGGTTATCGTTGGCTACAAGTGTCTTTTTCCGATAAGCCAACTTGGCAGCCCTATTTCACTATTTAAGGTGTAAAGGTCAATGGCACATTGACAGTGGTGTACAGCTGCTACCATTGACTCACAGGGTAATTGTCACCTTACAAACGTGTGCTCCTTAGCCACCAACCCTTCATTCCTTCTACCCGCCACAGGCATTCTGAAGACCAAGCACAACTTACCAAGTCATAGACATTACAGATATAGGGAATATCAGCCACCAGAAATAGTCGCCCTTGTCTGAGAAGACAGCCATGAGGATTCCCACAAGGGTGGCGTTGTAGCCGTGGAGCCCGGCTGCTATCGCTGACCTGCAGGCATGGGGGACAGCACAGACACTGCCTGAGTGGACGTAGTCAGggtcagacacagacacaagcgTAACTTCTAGAGATCACATCCGCTTTAGAAAACACAGTCCTACCTGGGTATGTGTTCC from the Microtus ochrogaster isolate Prairie Vole_2 unplaced genomic scaffold, MicOch1.0 UNK879, whole genome shotgun sequence genome contains:
- the LOC101992959 gene encoding urea transporter 1 — encoded protein: MAVFSDKGDYFWWLIFPISVMSMTCPLFSSALNSVFSKWDLPVFTLPFNMALSMYLSATGHYNAFFPSKLFTPVTSVPNITWTELNALELLKSLPVGVGQIYGCDNPWTGGIFLCAILLSSPLMCLHAAIGSLLGVIAGLSLAAPFEDIYAGLWGLNSSLACIAIGGMFMALTWQTHLLALACGE